A section of the Rhizobium sp. Pop5 genome encodes:
- a CDS encoding membrane protein, with amino-acid sequence MLITALVAALVSIAAGTSIRAWAFAIFAFLVAIGFGRVTFADGSSVAAAMLSGIAILVLMEIGYVAGVFLSGFVRRSARSRESSSAADSVAAASERQQG; translated from the coding sequence ATGCTGATCACCGCACTCGTGGCCGCTCTGGTTTCGATCGCTGCCGGCACTTCCATCCGGGCCTGGGCCTTCGCAATATTCGCGTTCCTTGTGGCAATCGGCTTCGGCAGGGTGACTTTCGCGGACGGGTCTTCCGTAGCTGCGGCGATGCTTTCCGGCATTGCTATCCTCGTGCTCATGGAAATCGGCTATGTCGCGGGCGTGTTCCTGTCCGGATTTGTACGGCGCAGCGCCAGGTCGCGGGAAAGCAGTTCCGCCGCAGACAGTGTCGCTGCCGCGAGCGAGCGTCAGCAAGGCTGA